ACCTCTGCCGGGGTGCGGGCGCGCTGGCCGGGCTGGCGGGCTCGGTGCTGCTGGCGGTCACGGCCTACCGGGCGCAGGAGGACGGGCTGGCCGCCCTCGCCGCGGGGGTCCCGCTCGTGCTCGGCTCGCTGCTGCGGGCCAGGGCCGGTGCGGCGGTGGTGGCAGGCGTGACGTCGACGGGGGCCCTGCCGGTGCTGGTGGGCGCCGCCGGCGTGGTGGTGCTCGCCGCCCACGCTGCCCGGACGGCCGGTGAAGAGGGTGCGGCTGCGGTCCCGGGGCTGCCCCGGCCGCGTGGTCCGGTGACCGGCCCGGGCGGCGGGGGACAGGCGGGCGGCCGGTCCATCGGTGCCCCGTCCGTCGTCGCCCCGTCCGTCGTCGCCCCGTCCGGCGGGGCCGCGTCCGCGGTGGCGGGCGAGGTCCGGGAGGCGGTCGTCGCAGGGGTCGTCGCGCACCCCGGCCTGGTCGACGGTGCCGTGCGGCTGGTGCCGGGCCTGGTGGGGGTCGTCGACGTGCCGGCGGTGGCCCGGCTGCTGGGGCGGGCGGGCCAGGCGGGCGGGGTGCTGGTCGAGACGCCCGTGACGGTCGCCCCGGTCGGCGGGGCGCTGCCCTGCTCGGACCCGTCGGTCCGGCCGGTCGGTGGCGTCGTCGCCACCACGGCGGGGGCCGGCTCTCGCGGGCGACCGGCCTCCGGGGTGGCGGACCTGCTGCGACGGGGCCAGGGCGTGGCGGGCTGGCGGGTGCCGAGGGCGGGCGAGCACGACTCGCTGCCCCCCGGCGAGCCGCGGCCGGCGCGGGGCCAGGTGCGGGTGGACCGGGTCGAGGGGGCCGACGGCGCGGTCGCCTGGGTCGTCCACGTCCCCGGCACGCAGGACTGGGACGGGGACGGCGAGGGCTCGCCGATGGACATGGCCGGCAACGTCGCCCTCGTCGGAGGCAGCCCGTCGGCCGTCGCGTCGGGGGTCGCCGCGGCGCTGGTCGGTGCGGGCGCCAGGCCCGGGCAGCCGGTCGCGGTGGTCGGGCACAGCCAGGGCGGCATGACCGCGCTGGACGTTGCCGCGGACCCCCGGCTGCGACGCGTGGCCACCGTGACCCACGTCGTGACGGCCGGGTCGCCGGTGGCCGGCAGGGAGGCGCCGCCAGGCGTCCAGGTCCTCGCGATCGAGCACGACGACGACCTCGTGCCGCGGCTGGACGGCCGGTCCCATCCCGACACCCCGGACCGGGTCGTCGTGCGGGCCCCGGCGCCGGACGGCCCGTGGCGCACCGACGCCGTGCCGGCGCACAGCTCGAGCGCCTACGTGGCGACCGCGGCGGCGGTCGACGGCTCCCACCACCCCTCGCTCGTGCGCTACCGCGAGGGGCTGGCCCCGTTCCTGGACCGGGAGGGCGCCTCGTGCACCACCCGCCAGGTGGTCCTGGCGCGCGTGCCGGCGGCAGGCGGCGGCCAGCCATGACGAGGGGCGGACCCCCGCCTACAGTGCGACGGTGCCCACCGCCCCCCGGCTCCGCGCCGCGCTGTCCGCCATCCCGGCCTACCGACCGGGCCGGGCACCGGCCGGCGGTGAGGGGCCGTCGTACAAGCTGTCGTCCAACGAGAACCCGTACCCGCCGCTGCCCTCGGTCCTGGAGGTCCTCGCCGGCGCCGACCGCGACATCAACAGGTACCCGGACATGTTCGCGACGGGCCTGGTGCGCCGGCTCGCCGAGCGGCACGGCCTGCAGCCGGAGCAGGTGGTGTGCGGCACCGGGAGCGTCGGGGTCCTGGGCCAGGTCGTCCAGGCCACGTGCGAGACCGGTGACGAGGTGGTCTTCGCCTGGCGGTCCTTCGAGGCCTACCCCATCGTCGTCGGCGTCAGCGGCGCCCGGGGCGTCCGGGTCCCCCTCACCGAGGACGCGCGCCACGACCTGCCGGCCATGGCCGCCGCGGTCACCGACCGCACCCGGCTGCTGCTCGTCTGCAGCCCCAACAACCCGACCGGCCCTGCGGTGCACGAGCAGGAGATGCGCGAGCTGCTGGCCGCCGTGCCGGAGGACGTCGTCGTCGTCCTCGACGAGGC
The Aquipuribacter hungaricus DNA segment above includes these coding regions:
- the hisC gene encoding histidinol-phosphate transaminase, whose amino-acid sequence is MPTAPRLRAALSAIPAYRPGRAPAGGEGPSYKLSSNENPYPPLPSVLEVLAGADRDINRYPDMFATGLVRRLAERHGLQPEQVVCGTGSVGVLGQVVQATCETGDEVVFAWRSFEAYPIVVGVSGARGVRVPLTEDARHDLPAMAAAVTDRTRLLLVCSPNNPTGPAVHEQEMRELLAAVPEDVVVVLDEAYTEFVRDPDAVVGPPLLADHPNLVVLRTFSKAYGLASLRVGYALAHPLVADALRATAVPFGVSGPAQAAALASLDAEEELLARVEQLVQERGRLRAALADVGWDVPEPQGNFVWLAAGERTPELVAACEAAGVTVRGFPGEGARCSVGTPEADDLLVATVAAFAPGR